A part of Cyanobacteria bacterium GSL.Bin1 genomic DNA contains:
- a CDS encoding HlyD family type I secretion periplasmic adaptor subunit translates to MSSENSSSAMEKYQSQTDSQKTELTNKNDHKTNSSALSTTTHTSSLEQPSEEWSSSVQNLLDKPPASFPLRSIFGSLVFCIAIASWAWFGHIDKVGQAQGKLIPKGDTYQIEPTRNGKIKKLLIEEGDTVKKGETLAKLNAEKITQNINQLNEKLANHENQLQQKENLLETKKSELLNSKKIATTEIESKKIAIAQTKEKISAKTRQLQAIQLEVSQNQKRVKRLKPLQQNGAISQEYLFQAQQSLQRSRMKLIRIQNEVKTAQQEIKRLQVNLSQAKDKKKQLQLEAQQKIQQLQISINQLKGKIENTKHELAITKNKQKETLLKSPINGTVLSLNLQNIGQVIKPGQTIAELAPQNNPLVLDAAVPAQEAGFLEKGMSVKIKFNAYPYQDYGVIEGNVLSISPNSHTNKKGTFYQVEIGLDRNYIKHNQEKIKFKAGQSANAEIIIRRRRIANVIFDPIKKLQEGGLNL, encoded by the coding sequence ATGTCTTCAGAAAACTCATCTTCTGCTATGGAAAAATATCAGTCACAGACTGATTCTCAGAAGACTGAGCTAACAAATAAGAATGATCATAAAACTAATTCTTCAGCCCTTAGTACAACTACACATACTTCATCCTTAGAGCAACCTTCAGAGGAATGGTCTTCTTCTGTACAAAATCTTTTGGATAAACCCCCGGCTTCTTTTCCCTTACGTTCAATTTTCGGCAGTTTGGTCTTTTGTATTGCTATTGCAAGTTGGGCTTGGTTCGGGCATATTGATAAAGTAGGACAAGCACAAGGGAAGTTAATCCCTAAAGGTGATACTTATCAAATTGAACCGACCCGTAATGGTAAAATCAAAAAACTTTTGATTGAAGAAGGAGATACTGTAAAAAAAGGAGAAACTCTAGCTAAATTAAATGCTGAAAAAATTACGCAAAATATTAATCAATTAAATGAAAAGTTAGCCAATCATGAAAATCAGTTACAACAAAAAGAAAATTTATTAGAAACGAAAAAATCAGAACTTTTAAATAGTAAAAAGATTGCCACGACTGAAATAGAGTCAAAAAAAATCGCGATCGCGCAAACCAAAGAAAAAATTTCCGCGAAAACCAGACAGCTCCAAGCTATACAATTAGAAGTATCCCAAAATCAAAAGCGGGTAAAACGCCTGAAACCTCTTCAGCAAAATGGGGCAATTTCACAAGAATATTTATTTCAAGCTCAGCAATCTTTGCAAAGAAGCAGAATGAAACTAATCCGTATTCAAAATGAGGTTAAGACGGCACAACAAGAAATCAAGCGTTTACAAGTAAATCTCAGTCAAGCAAAAGATAAAAAAAAGCAACTTCAGCTAGAAGCTCAACAAAAAATCCAGCAACTTCAAATTAGTATAAATCAACTTAAAGGAAAAATAGAAAATACTAAACATGAATTAGCAATTACCAAGAATAAACAGAAAGAAACTCTATTAAAATCACCGATCAATGGTACAGTTTTATCTCTCAACTTGCAAAATATTGGTCAGGTGATTAAACCAGGACAAACAATTGCTGAGCTGGCACCTCAAAATAATCCCTTAGTTTTAGATGCTGCAGTTCCTGCTCAAGAAGCTGGCTTCTTAGAAAAAGGTATGTCAGTCAAGATTAAATTTAATGCCTATCCTTACCAAGACTACGGTGTAATTGAAGGCAATGTATTATCAATTTCTCCTAACTCACATACCAATAAAAAGGGAACATTTTATCAAGTTGAAATTGGTCTAGACCGCAACTACATTAAGCACAATCAAGAGAAAATTAAATTTAAAGCGGGTCAAAGTGCTAATGCTGAAATTATAATTCGTCGTCGCCGTATTGCTAATGTAATTTTTGATCCAATTAAAAAATTACAAGAAGGAGGCTTGAATTTATAA
- a CDS encoding HetP family heterocyst commitment protein: MSDHKDFSNKQIDNVINEDEFEEIINAISEGEYSWACVLMLETAGYNPLNHIPYRTYTRLIKKHCKSRTSSYKSQSRQIIQSNSNGRVNLQNSLIN, translated from the coding sequence ATGTCAGATCATAAAGATTTTTCTAACAAACAGATTGATAATGTCATCAATGAAGATGAATTTGAAGAAATTATTAATGCTATTTCAGAGGGAGAATATTCTTGGGCTTGTGTATTGATGCTTGAAACAGCTGGATATAACCCCTTAAATCATATTCCATATCGGACGTATACTCGCTTAATAAAGAAGCACTGTAAATCTCGCACATCAAGCTATAAATCTCAGTCTAGGCAAATAATTCAATCCAATTCAAATGGTAGAGTAAATCTCCAAAATTCACTAATAAACTAA